In Sinorhizobium sojae CCBAU 05684, a single window of DNA contains:
- a CDS encoding acetyl-CoA carboxylase biotin carboxylase subunit yields the protein MFKKILIANRGEIACRVIRTAKRLGIATVAVYSDADRDAMHVRMADEAVHIGPSPSNRSYIVIENILEAIRRTGADAVHPGYGFLSENAAFAEALEKEGVVFIGPPARAIEAMGDKITSKKLAAEAGVSTVPGHMGLIEDAEEAARIAASIGFPVMIKASAGGGGKGMRIAWNEREAREGFQSSKNEAKNSFGDDRIFIEKFVTEPRHIEIQVLGDRRGNTVYLGERECSIQRRNQKVIEEAPSPFLDEKTRRAMGEQAVALAKAVGYHSAGTVEFIVDADRNFYFLEMNTRLQVEHPVTELVTGLDLVEQMIRVAAGEELAFRQKNVKLDGWAIESRLYAEDPYRNFLPSIGRLTRYRPPAEGRQEDGTIIRNDTGVVEGGEISMYYDPMIAKLCTWGPDRATAVDAMARALDSFEVEGIGHNLPFLSAVMQQERFREGRLTTAYIAEEFGGGFQGVVPDEVSAMRLAAVAATVNQALQERACRISGTIDNHRRVVGHDWVASLADRDFRVTCGTSADGAYVGFGDERSISVVTDWVPGRTLATFNIDNQPMAVKVELAGIGIRLRWRGIDVVARVRSPRIAELARLMPKKQPPDTSKMLLCPMPGVVTSIAVKAGETVEAGQAIAVVEAMKMENILRAERRATVKRVAIAAGASLAVDELIMEFE from the coding sequence ATGTTCAAGAAAATCCTCATCGCCAATCGTGGCGAAATCGCCTGCCGCGTCATCCGCACCGCCAAGAGGCTCGGCATTGCGACCGTGGCCGTCTATTCCGATGCCGACCGCGATGCCATGCATGTGCGCATGGCGGATGAGGCCGTGCACATCGGCCCGTCGCCCTCGAACCGATCCTATATCGTCATCGAGAACATCCTGGAGGCGATCCGCAGGACCGGCGCCGATGCCGTCCATCCGGGCTACGGATTCCTGTCCGAGAACGCTGCCTTCGCCGAAGCACTGGAGAAGGAGGGCGTCGTCTTCATCGGCCCGCCGGCGCGCGCGATCGAGGCGATGGGCGACAAGATCACCTCGAAGAAGCTCGCCGCGGAAGCGGGTGTCTCAACCGTCCCGGGCCATATGGGGCTGATCGAGGATGCGGAGGAGGCCGCGCGCATCGCCGCGTCGATCGGCTTTCCGGTGATGATCAAGGCGTCCGCCGGCGGCGGCGGCAAGGGCATGCGGATTGCCTGGAACGAGCGGGAGGCGCGCGAGGGTTTCCAGTCGTCGAAGAACGAGGCGAAAAACTCCTTCGGTGACGATCGCATCTTCATCGAGAAGTTCGTGACCGAGCCTCGCCACATCGAGATCCAGGTGCTCGGCGACCGGCGCGGCAACACCGTCTATCTCGGCGAGCGCGAATGCTCGATCCAGCGACGGAACCAGAAGGTGATCGAGGAGGCGCCCTCGCCCTTCCTCGACGAGAAGACGCGGCGCGCCATGGGCGAGCAAGCGGTCGCGCTCGCAAAGGCCGTCGGCTACCATTCGGCAGGCACCGTCGAATTCATCGTCGACGCCGATCGCAATTTCTACTTCCTCGAGATGAACACGCGGCTCCAGGTCGAGCATCCGGTGACGGAACTCGTGACCGGCCTCGACCTCGTCGAGCAGATGATCCGCGTCGCCGCCGGCGAGGAGCTCGCTTTCCGCCAGAAGAACGTGAAGCTCGACGGTTGGGCGATCGAAAGCCGGCTCTATGCGGAAGATCCCTACCGCAACTTCCTGCCGTCGATCGGTCGGCTGACGCGTTATCGTCCGCCAGCGGAAGGCCGCCAGGAGGACGGCACGATCATCCGCAACGACACCGGCGTCGTCGAGGGCGGCGAGATCTCGATGTATTACGATCCGATGATCGCCAAGCTCTGCACCTGGGGCCCGGACCGGGCAACGGCCGTCGACGCGATGGCGCGCGCGCTGGACAGCTTCGAGGTCGAGGGCATCGGCCATAACCTGCCCTTCCTCTCCGCCGTGATGCAGCAGGAGCGCTTTCGCGAGGGGCGGCTGACGACCGCCTATATCGCCGAGGAATTCGGGGGCGGCTTTCAGGGCGTGGTGCCGGACGAGGTCTCGGCGATGAGGCTCGCAGCCGTCGCGGCAACGGTTAATCAGGCGCTGCAGGAGCGCGCCTGCCGGATTTCCGGCACCATCGACAATCACCGCCGTGTCGTCGGCCATGACTGGGTGGCAAGCCTGGCCGACCGCGACTTCCGGGTAACCTGCGGCACGTCCGCGGATGGCGCCTATGTCGGTTTCGGCGATGAAAGGTCCATCTCGGTCGTGACCGATTGGGTGCCGGGCCGCACGCTCGCCACCTTCAACATCGACAATCAGCCGATGGCGGTGAAGGTGGAACTCGCCGGAATCGGCATCAGGCTGCGCTGGCGCGGTATCGATGTGGTCGCGCGTGTTCGAAGCCCGCGGATCGCCGAGCTCGCCCGGTTGATGCCTAAAAAGCAGCCGCCGGACACCTCGAAAATGCTGCTCTGCCCAATGCCGGGCGTCGTGACCTCGATTGCGGTGAAGGCAGGCGAGACGGTGGAGGCCGGCCAGGCGATCGCCGTCGTCGAGGCGATGAAGATGGAGAACATCCTGCGGGCGGAGCGGCGTGCGACGGTGAAGCGCGTCGCCATCGCGGCCGGCGCGAGCCTGGCGGTGGACGAGTTGATCATGGAGTTCGAGTGA
- a CDS encoding acyl-CoA carboxylase subunit beta, with the protein MRAILEQVEARRAQARAGGGERRIAAQHGKGKLTARERIEVLLDEGSFEEYDMYVTHRCVDFGMANEKVAGDGVVTGWGTINGRQVYVFSQDFTVLGGSLSETHAQKICKIMDMAARNGTPVIGLNDSGGARIQEGVASLAGYAEVFRRNAEVSGVIPQISVIMGPCAGGAVYSPAMTDFIFMVRDSSYMFVTGPDVVKTVTNEIVTAEELGGARTHTTKSSVADGAYENDIEALEEVRRLFDFLPLNNREKPPVRPFHDDPARIEMRLDSLIPESATKPYDMKELIFAVADEGDFFELQPEFARNIITGFVRLEGQTVGVVANQPMVLAGCLDIDSSRKAARFVRFCDAFSIPILTLVDVPGFLPGTSQEYGGVIKHGAKLLFAYSQATVPMVTLITRKAYGGAYDVMASKHIGADVNYAWPTAEIAVMGAKGATEILYRSELGDPEKIAGRTKEYEERFANPFVAAERGFIDEVIMPHSSRRRIARAFASLRNKQMETRWKKHDTIPL; encoded by the coding sequence ATGCGCGCCATACTGGAACAGGTGGAGGCCCGCCGGGCTCAGGCACGGGCCGGCGGTGGCGAGCGCCGCATCGCCGCGCAGCACGGCAAGGGCAAGCTGACGGCGCGCGAGCGCATCGAAGTGCTGCTCGATGAGGGCTCCTTCGAAGAATACGACATGTATGTCACCCATCGCTGCGTCGACTTCGGCATGGCGAACGAGAAGGTTGCCGGCGACGGCGTCGTTACCGGCTGGGGCACGATCAACGGGCGGCAGGTCTATGTCTTCTCCCAGGATTTCACCGTGCTCGGCGGCTCGCTTTCCGAGACGCACGCGCAGAAAATCTGCAAGATCATGGACATGGCCGCGCGCAACGGCACACCGGTGATCGGCCTCAACGATTCCGGCGGCGCCCGTATCCAGGAGGGTGTCGCCTCGCTTGCCGGCTATGCCGAAGTGTTCCGCCGCAATGCCGAGGTTTCCGGCGTCATTCCGCAGATTTCGGTGATCATGGGGCCATGCGCCGGCGGCGCCGTCTACTCCCCGGCAATGACCGACTTCATCTTCATGGTGCGTGACAGCTCCTACATGTTCGTGACCGGCCCGGATGTCGTGAAGACTGTGACGAACGAGATCGTCACGGCGGAGGAACTTGGCGGCGCCCGCACGCATACCACCAAGTCCTCCGTCGCCGACGGCGCCTATGAGAACGACATCGAGGCGCTCGAAGAGGTCCGGCGGCTTTTCGACTTCCTGCCGCTCAACAACCGCGAGAAGCCGCCGGTCCGGCCCTTCCATGACGACCCGGCGCGTATCGAAATGCGGCTCGACAGCCTGATCCCGGAGAGCGCCACCAAGCCTTATGACATGAAGGAGCTGATCTTCGCGGTGGCCGACGAAGGCGACTTCTTCGAGTTGCAGCCAGAATTCGCCCGCAACATCATCACCGGCTTCGTCCGGCTCGAAGGCCAGACGGTCGGCGTAGTCGCCAACCAGCCGATGGTGCTCGCCGGCTGCCTCGACATCGATTCCTCTCGGAAAGCCGCCCGCTTCGTGCGATTCTGTGACGCCTTCTCGATCCCGATCCTGACCCTCGTCGACGTGCCAGGCTTCCTGCCCGGCACGAGCCAGGAATATGGCGGCGTCATCAAGCACGGCGCCAAGCTGCTTTTCGCCTACAGCCAGGCGACCGTGCCGATGGTGACGCTGATCACGCGCAAGGCCTATGGCGGCGCCTATGACGTCATGGCTTCAAAGCATATCGGCGCCGACGTCAACTATGCCTGGCCGACCGCCGAGATCGCCGTGATGGGCGCCAAGGGTGCGACCGAGATCCTCTACCGCTCCGAACTCGGAGACCCAGAGAAGATCGCCGGGCGCACGAAGGAATATGAGGAGCGCTTCGCCAATCCTTTCGTCGCCGCCGAGCGCGGCTTCATCGACGAGGTGATCATGCCGCACTCCTCACGCCGCCGCATCGCCCGCGCCTTCGCGTCGCTGCGCAACAAGCAGATGGAGACGCGCTGGAAGAAGCACGACACGATCCCACTTTGA
- a CDS encoding helix-turn-helix domain-containing protein has protein sequence MAIGKLYIGRKVRELREANRVTQGQFAERIGISTSYLNQIENNQRPVSAAVLLALAEKFQIDIAELSSGEGDRLLSALSEALSDPLFEPYSSSLQELKLVVQNAPGLARALIKCHQAYRRNSEQLASIDDTIGRDAAVVETTPYEEVRDFFHFVDNYIHEIDLLAEHLAGELGLGEGDNHAALANHLEQRHGVRIVRGAAGDEAIRRFDRRARILTLNPYAPAPTRDFQLALQIAQLHAREEIDRMAGSAGFRTEEAYEICRIGLQNYFAGALILPYQAFLKAARDLRHDIELIAARFGASLEQVCHRLSTLQRPGQKGIPIFFARIDRAGNITKRHSAAKLQFARFGAACPLWNVHQAFETPGRIIRQLAETPDGVRYLCLATQITKGGGGYRAAHPRYALALGCEISYADAFVYADDMDLGNRAAFGPIGISCRICERPKCASRAVPPLKRKLIVDHDMRAALPYRLSEN, from the coding sequence ATGGCGATCGGCAAGCTTTATATCGGCCGCAAGGTCCGGGAACTTCGAGAAGCAAACCGCGTCACGCAGGGGCAGTTCGCCGAGCGCATCGGCATCTCCACGAGTTACTTGAACCAGATAGAAAACAACCAGCGGCCGGTCTCGGCCGCTGTGCTGTTGGCGCTTGCGGAGAAATTTCAGATCGATATTGCCGAGCTTTCCTCCGGCGAGGGCGATCGGCTGCTGTCGGCGCTCTCGGAGGCCCTGAGCGATCCCCTGTTCGAGCCCTATTCATCGAGCCTGCAGGAACTGAAGCTCGTCGTTCAGAACGCGCCAGGCCTCGCCCGCGCGCTGATCAAGTGCCACCAGGCCTACCGCCGCAACAGCGAACAGCTCGCCAGCATCGACGACACGATCGGCCGCGATGCCGCCGTCGTCGAAACCACCCCCTATGAGGAAGTGCGCGACTTCTTCCACTTCGTCGACAACTATATACATGAGATCGATTTGCTCGCCGAGCATCTGGCCGGCGAGCTCGGCCTCGGCGAGGGCGACAACCACGCCGCGCTCGCCAACCACCTCGAGCAGCGGCATGGCGTGCGTATCGTGCGCGGTGCCGCCGGCGACGAGGCGATCCGCCGTTTCGACCGGCGTGCCCGCATCCTGACGCTCAATCCTTATGCGCCGGCGCCGACCCGCGACTTCCAGCTCGCGCTGCAGATCGCCCAGCTTCACGCGCGCGAAGAGATCGACCGCATGGCGGGTAGCGCCGGCTTCCGCACCGAAGAGGCTTATGAGATCTGTCGCATCGGGCTGCAGAACTATTTCGCCGGCGCTCTCATCCTGCCCTACCAGGCCTTTCTCAAGGCGGCGCGCGACCTGCGCCACGACATCGAGCTCATAGCCGCGCGTTTTGGCGCATCGCTGGAGCAGGTCTGCCATCGGTTATCGACACTGCAGCGGCCGGGACAGAAAGGCATTCCGATCTTCTTCGCGCGCATCGACCGGGCGGGCAACATTACCAAGCGCCACAGCGCCGCCAAACTGCAATTTGCCCGTTTTGGCGCGGCCTGCCCCCTCTGGAACGTGCACCAGGCCTTCGAGACCCCGGGCCGGATCATCCGCCAGCTCGCCGAGACGCCGGATGGCGTGCGCTATCTTTGTCTCGCGACGCAGATCACCAAGGGCGGGGGCGGCTATCGCGCGGCGCATCCACGCTATGCGTTGGCGCTCGGTTGCGAGATCTCCTATGCGGACGCCTTCGTCTATGCCGATGACATGGACCTCGGCAACCGCGCCGCCTTCGGCCCGATCGGTATTTCCTGCCGCATCTGCGAGCGCCCCAAATGCGCCAGCCGCGCCGTGCCGCCTCTCAAGCGTAAGCTCATTGTCGACCATGACATGCGCGCCGCTCTGCCGTATCGTTTGAGCGAGAACTGA
- a CDS encoding isobutyryl-CoA dehydrogenase, whose protein sequence is MDYRLSEEQEAIRAMALDFARDELAPHAIDWDQQKHFPVATLRAAATLGMAGIYIRDDVGGTGLTRLDAAIIIEALATGCPAIASFVSIHNMCAGMIDRYGTDAQRQHFLPRLLTMETLASYCLTEPGSGSDAAALKTRAARDGDVYLLTGQKQFISGAGESGLYIVMARTGEEGPKGISAFIVEKDTPGLTFGANEKKMGWHAQPTRAVMLDKVRVPAENRLGSEGEGFRIAMAGLDGGRLNIAAASLGGAQAAFDKALAYVEERRAFGRAIGEFQALQFRLADMATDLEIARTFLWRAAAALDAADPEATKLCAMAKRFVTDRCFAVANDALQLHGGYGYLADYGIEKIVRDLRVHQILEGTNEIMRLIVSRAIMGRK, encoded by the coding sequence ATGGATTATCGCCTGTCGGAGGAGCAGGAGGCCATCCGCGCGATGGCGCTCGATTTCGCGCGTGACGAGCTTGCGCCGCATGCGATCGACTGGGACCAGCAGAAGCATTTTCCGGTAGCGACGTTGCGCGCCGCGGCGACGCTCGGCATGGCCGGCATCTATATACGCGACGATGTCGGCGGCACGGGGCTGACGCGCCTCGATGCGGCGATCATCATCGAGGCGCTGGCGACCGGCTGCCCGGCGATCGCCTCCTTCGTGTCGATCCACAACATGTGCGCTGGTATGATCGATCGCTACGGCACGGACGCGCAGCGCCAGCACTTCCTGCCGCGGCTTCTGACCATGGAGACGCTGGCGAGCTACTGCCTGACGGAACCCGGTTCCGGATCGGACGCGGCGGCGCTGAAGACCAGGGCCGCGCGCGACGGCGACGTCTATCTGCTGACGGGACAGAAGCAGTTCATTTCCGGTGCGGGCGAGTCGGGCCTCTATATTGTGATGGCGCGTACGGGCGAAGAGGGGCCGAAGGGCATTTCCGCCTTCATCGTCGAAAAGGACACCCCTGGGCTCACCTTCGGCGCCAATGAGAAGAAGATGGGGTGGCACGCCCAGCCGACGCGGGCGGTGATGCTCGACAAAGTCCGTGTGCCGGCCGAGAACCGGCTCGGGAGCGAGGGCGAAGGCTTCAGGATCGCCATGGCCGGTCTCGATGGCGGGCGGTTGAACATTGCCGCCGCCTCGCTCGGCGGTGCCCAGGCCGCCTTCGACAAGGCGCTCGCCTATGTTGAGGAGCGGCGCGCCTTCGGGCGTGCGATCGGAGAGTTCCAGGCGCTGCAGTTCCGGCTCGCGGACATGGCGACCGATCTTGAGATCGCCCGCACCTTTCTATGGCGGGCTGCTGCCGCGCTGGACGCGGCGGATCCGGAGGCGACCAAGCTCTGCGCCATGGCCAAACGCTTCGTCACGGACCGCTGCTTTGCCGTCGCCAATGACGCGCTGCAATTGCACGGCGGCTACGGCTATCTCGCCGATTACGGCATCGAGAAGATTGTCAGGGACCTGAGGGTGCACCAGATACTCGAAGGGACCAACGAGATCATGCGGCTGATCGTCTCGCGAGCGATCATGGGCCGGAAGTAG
- a CDS encoding enoyl-CoA hydratase/isomerase family protein, with product MEMQTALPEVIVERDGAIGRLRLNRPRALNSLNLAMIRAIDKALTEFERDPTIAAVLVTGEGERGLCAGGDIRMIYESGRERPEEGAQFWREEFIVNSRISAFPKPYIAIMDGIVMGGGVGISAHGRHRIVTERTRLAMPETGIGYFTDVGATWLLPRAPGEFGTYLGLTGRDIGAAAAMHARLADSFVSSERIDALVASLGELPAAATAEQISATINAVSSEPPTSALLEHTALIDRCFAFDTIEEILDALEKDGSDFARETLQLLKSRSGISLKLTLSLLRAGRASATLNECLEGEYAACVAMLANPDFYEGVRAAVIDKDRNPKWSVGLDEVTPQMLARFGRRDGAPLFGRG from the coding sequence ATGGAGATGCAAACCGCCCTACCGGAAGTCATCGTCGAGCGCGACGGCGCGATCGGCAGGCTTCGGCTCAATCGGCCGCGCGCACTGAACAGCCTAAACCTCGCCATGATCCGCGCCATCGACAAGGCGCTGACCGAGTTCGAGCGCGACCCGACCATCGCAGCCGTCCTCGTCACAGGGGAAGGCGAGCGCGGACTATGCGCCGGCGGCGACATCCGCATGATCTACGAGAGCGGCCGCGAGCGCCCGGAGGAAGGGGCGCAGTTCTGGCGCGAGGAATTCATCGTAAACAGCCGCATCTCCGCCTTTCCAAAGCCGTACATCGCGATCATGGATGGCATCGTAATGGGCGGCGGTGTGGGTATCTCCGCCCATGGCAGGCACCGGATCGTCACGGAGCGCACCAGGCTCGCCATGCCGGAAACAGGAATCGGCTATTTCACCGACGTCGGCGCGACCTGGCTCTTGCCGCGCGCACCGGGCGAGTTCGGCACTTACCTCGGTTTGACGGGCCGCGACATAGGCGCGGCGGCGGCGATGCACGCACGCCTCGCCGACAGCTTCGTTTCCTCGGAAAGGATCGATGCGCTCGTTGCCTCGCTGGGCGAGCTTCCCGCCGCGGCAACCGCCGAGCAGATTTCCGCGACGATAAACGCCGTCTCCAGCGAGCCGCCGACCTCGGCCCTTCTCGAACACACAGCGCTCATAGACCGCTGCTTCGCCTTCGACACGATCGAGGAGATCCTGGACGCGCTCGAAAAGGATGGCTCCGATTTCGCCCGCGAGACGCTGCAACTCTTGAAGAGCAGGTCGGGCATCAGCCTGAAGCTGACGCTGAGCCTCCTGAGAGCCGGACGCGCCAGCGCGACGCTGAACGAATGCCTGGAAGGGGAGTACGCTGCCTGCGTCGCGATGCTTGCGAATCCGGACTTCTATGAGGGGGTCAGGGCCGCGGTTATAGACAAGGACCGAAATCCCAAATGGTCGGTCGGGCTCGACGAGGTGACGCCGCAGATGCTGGCCCGCTTTGGGCGCCGCGACGGCGCACCGCTTTTTGGACGCGGATAG
- the mmsB gene encoding 3-hydroxyisobutyrate dehydrogenase, producing MTKIAFIGLGNMGGPMAANLVKAGHAVTGFDLSEASRNAAAKTGVCVAGSISQAVRESECVVTMLPASSHVLYVWDELLGFVDPGTLVIDSSTIDVESARKVHGFADTAGCLSLDAPVSGGTAGAAAGTLTFMVGGSDGAFSRGKHILEAMGKKIVHCGDAGAGQAAKICNNMILGVSMAGVCEAFVLAERLGLSHQALFDVASTSSGQCWSLTSYCPVPGPVPASPANNDYKPGFMASLMLKDLKLAQQAASAAGAATPMGAQAAQLYGLFEKLGHGDEDFSALIRMLRGTQEANAR from the coding sequence ATGACGAAGATCGCTTTTATCGGGCTTGGCAATATGGGCGGGCCGATGGCCGCCAATCTGGTGAAGGCGGGACACGCTGTCACAGGCTTCGATCTTTCGGAGGCCTCGCGCAATGCTGCGGCGAAGACGGGCGTTTGCGTGGCCGGATCGATTTCCCAGGCGGTACGCGAAAGCGAATGCGTGGTCACCATGCTGCCGGCGAGCTCGCACGTGCTCTACGTATGGGACGAATTGCTGGGTTTCGTCGACCCGGGAACGCTTGTGATCGACAGTTCGACGATTGATGTGGAAAGCGCGCGCAAGGTCCATGGTTTCGCCGATACCGCCGGGTGCCTGTCGCTCGACGCGCCGGTCTCCGGCGGCACGGCGGGTGCCGCCGCCGGTACGCTCACCTTCATGGTTGGCGGCAGCGACGGCGCCTTCTCCCGCGGCAAGCACATCCTGGAGGCGATGGGCAAGAAGATCGTCCATTGCGGCGACGCGGGCGCCGGCCAGGCGGCGAAGATCTGCAACAACATGATCCTCGGCGTTTCCATGGCCGGCGTCTGCGAAGCTTTCGTGCTAGCCGAGCGGCTGGGCCTGTCGCACCAGGCGCTCTTCGATGTCGCCTCTACCTCCTCCGGCCAGTGCTGGTCGCTGACGAGCTATTGCCCGGTGCCGGGGCCCGTTCCGGCTTCCCCCGCCAACAACGACTACAAACCAGGATTCATGGCGAGCCTGATGCTGAAGGACCTGAAGCTTGCGCAGCAGGCGGCAAGTGCCGCCGGCGCCGCAACCCCCATGGGCGCGCAGGCGGCGCAACTCTACGGCCTTTTCGAGAAGCTCGGCCATGGCGACGAGGATTTCTCCGCACTGATCCGCATGCTGCGCGGCACGCAGGAGGCAAACGCGAGGTAG